The Halococcus salifodinae DSM 8989 DNA window GCTCCCTGTGTTGACGGGCGTGACGACAGTGCTGGCAACCCGTGTCTGGGAGACGGAGCCGGTCAGTGCCGCAGTGTTGCACCGCTCGCGGTCGCTCGTCGGTGATGGACTCGCGGAGCGACTGTTGGCTGGCCACGTCTCGCGGCCCGTGCTGACAGTCGCTCGAAAGCGGTGGCTCCAGGAACGGCGCGTCCCACAGGCCCTCCTGTTGGTGGGCTACCTCCCCTTGATCGTGTTGTTCGTACTCTTTCCGGCGCTTGTGGCCGGTGGTGCATTGCTTGCCCCGATACTGTTCGCGTTCCTCTTCGCCACCGGTACCGGATTCGCGTTTGGGATGAGCCCGATCCCGACTGAGTATTCGTCGCTCCAGATGACACTCACGACGATCACGGGCGAACAGTTCGTCCGCGGAACGATTCTCGCCGGAGTGGCCATCGGTACGCCGATCACAACTCTCGCGCCACTCCTTCTGGCAACCCGGGCGGGTGCGCCAGTGGGTAGTCTTGACATAGTGGTGTTGGGACTCGTCGGTGCCGTACTCAGCGTCTGTAGCGTCACCGTCGCAGTCGCGATTGGAATGCGAGTCTCGTACCGTGAACTGGTGCCAGCCCCGGTTCCGTTCACAAATACATCGATGTATGCGGAAATCGGGCGGGCGGGTTTCGTTAGAATGGGGTACCTGCTGGGGCTACTGGGACTCGTTTGTCTGCCGGCGGTGTTCGGCTATCTCCCGGTCGTGTTCGAGCCAGGATCGACGATGATCGGCGTCCCGTCCGTCGTCGTTCGGGTCGGCTCACTCGGTCTGACGACCGTCCTCGCCGTCGGCGTCTCGATGGTCACGTACCGGCGGGCAGTCCGTTGCTTCGATCAGTACACGCTGTCGTGATCACCTGAACGAACACACACAATGAAACGAACGCAACGAGCAATGAACTCCAATACGACACAACCAATGAACGACGCACTCTCGATCAGTACGGACGCACTCACGAAACAGTACGGTAGCACAACCGCCGTCGACGACCTCGATCTCGCCATCCCGAGTGGCGCGATCTATGGCTTCCTCGGCCCGAACGGCGCTGGCAAAACAACCACCATACGGATGCTCACGACTCTGATAACGCCGACCAGCGGCACGGCACAGATCGTGGGCGAGTCGATCACCGACCGGCAGGCAGTGGTCCCACACATCGGCTATCTGCCCGAAGAGCCGCCGCTGTACGACGAACTCACTGCCCGCGAGCAGCTCGAATATCACGGCGGCCTCCGCGACATGGACCCGTCAGAGATCGAGGAGCGCATCGGTACGCTTCTCGACCGCTTCGACCTGACCACTGACGCCGACGACCGTATCTCGACGTACTCGAAGGGCATGAAGCAGAAAACCGGGCTGATCCAGGCGTTGATGCACCGGCCCGAGGTGGTCGTTCTCGACGAGCCGACGTCGGGACTCGACCCACGGGCTGCGCGCACAGTGCGAGAAACCATCGCCGAGCTCGCCGCCGGCGACACCACCGTGTTCCTCTCGACGCACATCCTGCCGGTCGTCGAAGAACTCGCCACCGAGGTCGGCATCCTCTACGATGGGGAGTTGGTCACCGAGGGTCCGCCCGACGCACTGAAAGAGCGCATGGAAACGGGCGAAGAGGGGACACTCGAAGACGTGTTTCTCGACGTCACTACCGACGAGGCCTACGATGAACGCGGAGCTGAAACCGAGCCCGCGGGTCGAACGGAGTGAATCGACCGATGTCACGAACTCTCCCCTCATCGACGCACGCTCGATTGATCGCCCAGACCGAACTCCGGCGCAAACGCCGCGCACTCGGCGAGTATTCCAGATGGCAATTCGCAATTCTGGCCTTCGCCGGGCTGTTTTTCGTCCTTCCGGTTGGAGGGGCGGTAACATTCTTCGCGCACACACTCGGCGAGGGGCTACGTACCGGTTCGATCGATCTTCCGCTGAGCCTTCTTCGCGCTGGTGTCAGCGGCGTCATGCTATTCGTCGCGTTCGTGGCGGGGTCGCGGACCGTACAGGGCAGCGGGACTATCGATCGCTCCGCGGGGATCCTGACGGCTGTCCCACATCGCGACGCGGTCGCGGGTCTCCTCCTCACCGAATGTGTTCTGTTTCTCGGGGTGGCAACCCTGCCGACGCTCGCTGTCGCCACTGCATTTGCAACCGGCGCGAGCGCGCCGGTGAGTGTCGTGCCGATCATCGCGGCGGTGTTCGCGCTCATCATCGGCGGGCTCGCTCTCGGCTACCCCATCGGACTTGTGGTGAAACTCGCGTTCGCCCGATCGTCGTTCCTCGCCAGATACAAGAGTATCATCGGTGTTCTCGTGTTCGTCGCGTATTTCGCTGTCGTCTCCTCCAACTCACTCAATTCAGCGCTCGCACCGGTAATCGGTGTGCTCGAAGCTTCACCGATCGGCTGGCTCGTCGATCTCGGCTTCATAGGCGCACCCAGCGTCAGCGCCAATACCCTCCGCGCCGCGGGTGGCATCGGAACGGTCCTGATCGGCGTTCCACTGCTCGTTGGACTCTCGACCGTCCTCGCCGAGCGGCTCTGGTATGCTGATCCAGTCCAGCCAAGCGACGATGACGCCGATGGAACGTCGACGAGCGCGAACGGATCGTCTGCGCGAGGGACAAGCGCTGGCGGAGAGGCACCCACGACGACGAGTCGAACGCCTCCGCTCTCGGAACGAGTGTTCGGCGGCGTCGTCTCCTGGCCGGTGTTGCGAATCGCGCAGAAAAACTGGCTGCGAGCACGTCGCGCACCACTGAAACTCTGGTACGCCGCCTACCCACTCTTGCTCGTCGGCTTCCAGATCGGACCACTCCTCAACGCAGGCCAGGTGCCAGAGTGGCTGGTGCTGTATATTGCAGCCTGTGGGGCGTGGATGACTGGCGCGGCGTTCGCACTCAACCCGCTCGGCGACGAAGGGGCGGTATTGCCGCTGACGCTCACGTCGGGCGTGTCCGGACGGACGTATCTCGCTGGAATGGTCCTTTCGGGGGTCACACCGGGTGTCCCGATAACGGTCGTGGCGACGATAGGGCTTGGAGTCCTGAGTCCACTCGGCATGATCGAAATCGCCGCGCTCGCCGTGCTCGGTGCGATTCTATGTGCTGGTGCGAGCGTCCTCGCGGCGGGCATCGGCACGCTGTACCCGAAATTCGAGGAATCACGGATCACGCGCAACCGGTCGGCGGTCAGACCGAGTATCGTGGCGTTTCTGGTCTATACGATCGGCCTCCTCGCGATCGGCATACCCGGTGTCGTCGCCCAAGTGCCGGTGATTCCCCGCGCACTGGGCGGACTCGGGACGGCACTACTGAGTGGGCTCCCGGACGTGATTGCACAAGCGCCGGGACTACTGACGGATCTCGCTGGAGCGATCGAAACGACGCCAAGTGCCCCGGCTATCGGCGCAGGTGTAACGGCACTGCTCGCAGCTGGTGTGGCTTTGCTTGCTACTCGTCGTGTCGTTCGGACATACGAGGGATATACGATCGATCAGGGGATACAACAATGAGTGATCAGTTCCATACGCATTCCGACCGACCTCCGGCCCCATTGGAGGCCGTGAGAGTGATCCGTCACGGAAGTGGGAACGCCAGCGTGCATCGATCAAATCATTGTGAACTAGATGGTTTATGTGGCTTTAGGATGTGGAACTAATCATGGCGCAGCGGAATCCTCGTCTCTGGGAAAACAGTCACTTCCGAGAGGGTGTTGGGACAGTTGCTGTCCTCGCTGTACTCCTTGTGTTCACTGAAATGACGTTACAGTCCATCATTCCCCTGGTTATCTTGGTTGGTGGGGTAGTGGGACACGATATCGCTGACGGAAGGTACGATCTGCCCGATGGAACGAACCTGCTTGTATACGGGACAACTGTCGTCATTGCTGGCGCATACCTAGCCGTTCTCGGCGGGATGTGGGTCGGGGGTCTCTTGGCCCTTGTTGGATGTTGGTTCGTGTTCGATGGCGCAACGACAGTCAGATATGAGCCGCACCAGACGACGCATGAGTACGTCTCAGGCCTCGACGATCAGGCGAATGAAGTGATGCTCCGAATGCAGACGCTGAACAGCGTCTATCAACGACTCAGAACCGTCGGCGAGCCACAAACGCCCGCAGAACTTGCTGCTGATCTTGGCCTCACCGAGTCACGCACTGAATCAGCCCTCGACTTTCTGGTTAGCAAAGGACGTGTAGAACAAACAGGACGCCGATATCGTGCGAACCCGTCTCGATGGGGGCGGCTGGAGCCTGCTGCCAGATTTCTCCGCTGGCTTCCCCGACGAATTCTCCGCCCATTCAGCCGGATAGCCGCAAACACCTAATCCTCAGTCCTACGGTGCCGTAGTTGAGACGACCCCGATACGGCCACCAATATACAAGTTGTCACCGTACGTCGAAGTAAGCGTATGGTCCAGCGACGAACCCGTGCCCTCGCAGAACTCGTCATGAGCACAATATCACTGCCTGTCTGCATCTATCTCTGGAAGCTTCCATCCAAGTACGCCGACGAGATGGAAGAATTAGATGAGATCGATCCACCTCGATTGTCACTACCTGCTCTGGCAGCTGGAGCAATAGATGGCACTATCGAACGCTGGCTATCCGACCGTGACGTATTTCAAATCCGAACAAATCGGTGGCGAGGTATCCTCTTCTCCTTTCGTGGAGTAGTACAGGGCAGGCTCATCAAGCGGTACGCTTCAGATCCAAACTCATTCCAGTACAGTCGCACTATTGGCAGCCTCCTCGGCATAATTGGGTACCGTCTCTGGTACGGTCTTTTACACCCGCTACCTGAAGAAAAAAATCAGACCTCGTTAGTGTAGGAAAACACCGACACGACCATATCAATCCAGAACAGCATTCGAAGCAAGCCGCCTACTAATTCTTATCCTGCCAGCGCCGCGGCGGGGGTGGATGCGGCAGCGAGCACTGTAGCGCGTTTGTCACGCGACGGCGTGGACGGTAATCGGAGTACGGGGTGTCTTGGTTGCGTACGGGTGGGTATACTCTGCACAGTCACCAACCCAGCATTAATGAGCAAGCAGGATCGGTAGCGTCCATGGCGACGATAGCAGAATTCAGCATCCCAGCTACTGAATTTGCGCTTCGAGAGACCCTCGAACGCCGACCGAACATGGTATTCGAGGTAGACCGCGTTGTCGCAAACGCCACCGACAGCGTAGTGCCATATGTCACAGCAACGCAGGGGGAGTTCGAAGGGTTGACGTCACTGCTCGAAACCGACGAAACTGTCGAAGAAGTCGAGCTACTCGCTGATACCGAGGAGGAGTGTCTCTATCGGATGGAGTGGACACAGGAGGCGCGGATTGTTGGATACATGGTTGTCGAACAGGGGGCGACAGTCGAGAATGCCACCGCAAAGAACGGTCAGTGGTACCTCCGCGTGCTGTTTCCTGAGCGAAAGGGGCTTCAGGCGGTGGATGAGTATGCTCGGGAGAGCGGATATTCGCTCAATCTTACGCAAATCTACGGTATCGACGCCCGTGAACAAGCTCGGTTTGAACTCACCGACGAGCAACGAGACGCGCTCGTCATGGCGGTCGAGAACGGCTATTATCAGGTTCCGCGTGATGTCTCTCAAGAGGACCTCGCCGACGAACTCGACATCTCTCACCAAGCGCTGTCCGAACGGCTCCGACGTGCAACCGAGAATATGGCCAAGAACGCATTACGTATCGAAGAAGATGCAACAGCTGATTGAACCCGGTCACATTCACATGACAGTGCTATCTGCGTTTAGGTCATGAAGCGACTCTTTCTCGGCCACCCCGTCGGTAGCCACTCCTTTATTTACAGGGGGGAGGGCTCCGGCGTGATCAGGACGGCCACACCCCGCGTTCGGAGGGAAATCTGTTGGAGTGAGAGAATGACCCCGAGCGGTCGCATCGAAACCCGCATCTTCTGAGACTCTCAAGGCTGTCACCACGGGTCGAATCCACAGAGGAACCCCATATTTCACATTTCAGCAGAAATCTCGATGTATCGATGGCTAATCCCGTGAAATACGAGATGTAGGAGCAGCCTTATGATCCTGTCACCCGAAATTTAAATCTGATGGCACCCATTCTGCTCCAGACCGGACTCACGCTCGCCCCAGCCATCGTGGTACTGCTGGTGCTGGCGGTCGCGATCATCGCCGTCTACAGCGCAGTGGAGATCGTCAACGCCTACGAGAAGCGTGCGCTCACCGTGTTCGGCGACTACCGCAAGCTGCTCGAACCCGGCATCAACTTCGTCCCGCCGTTCGTCAACAAGACCTACACGTTCGACATGCGGACCCAGACCCTGGACGTCCCGCGGCAGGAGGCGATCACACGCGATAACTCGCCCGTGACCGCCGACGCCGTCGTCTACATCAGGGTGATGGACGCGAAGAAAGCGTTCCTCGAAGTCGAGGACTACACACGTGCGGTCTCGAATCTCGCCCAGACCACCCTCCGGGCCGTGCTGGGTGACATGGAGCTCGACGACACACTGAGTAAGCGCCAAGAGATCAACGGTCGGATCCGCAAGGAACTCGACGAGCCGACCGACGAATGGGGTATTCGAGTCGAGTCGGTCGAGGTTCGCGAAGTCAACCCCTCGCCGGACGTCCAGCAGGCGATGGAACAGCAGACCTCCGCCGAGCGGAGCCGGCGTGCGATGATCCTCGAAGCACAGGGCGAACGCCGGAGCGCAGTCGAAAGTGCTGAAGGTCAAAAGCAATCGAACATCATCCGTGCCCAGGGTGAAAAGCAGAGTCAGATCCTCGAAGCCCAAGGTGACGCGGTTTCAACGGTACTGCGAGCGAAATCCGCCGAATCGATGGGTGAGCGTGCGGTGATCGACAAGGGGATGGAAACCCTCGAATCGATCGGCCAGGGCGAATCGACGACGTTCGTCCTGCCCCAAGAGCTCTCTTCGATGCTCGGCCGGTACGGCAAACACCTCACGGGGAGCGACGTCCGCGAGGACGGCCACGACTTGGAGAGTCTCGACTTCGACGACGATACCCGCGAGCTGATCGGGCTCGATGACATCGACGAGATTCTCAACGAAATCGACGAGGACGCCGAACTCGACATCGAGGCGATGGAACAGAAAGCAGAAGCCATCAAAACCGGCGAGGCGACCGGCAACATCCAGGACCCCGACGAGGTCATCGCGGAGATGGACCAACCCGACAGAAGCAGCGCGACGAGCGATGGGACCGCCACGAGCAACGCCGAAACCGAGGAACTCGAATCAGAACCCAATTGAGTCGTATTGACGGTCGCTGAGGCCTTCCTCGGCTCTCTTCCCCGACCACGCTGGGCGACAGCACTCGCCATCTGTTTCCGACTTCGACTCGTGATTCTTGGGTGAATCCAGACTCTCACTACACGAGAACGGTCAACGGTGGCGGACGCCTCAGTTCGAACCCGGTCATTCATATAACATTTCTTATATTTGTCCCGACAAGGGCTTACGCATGAATCATGTAAAATCATAATGGAGCGTCCCACCCGCCAGCGCGAGCGCAATACCGAAACCGAGGAGCTAGCGCAGGAAACGGAGGACGAACAAGCCTGTCCCGAGTGTGAGTCGGCCAGTCTCATCAAGAGCGCCGATCAAGGAGAGCTCGTCTGTGAGGATTGTGGCCTGATTCTTGAAAACGATAACATCGACCGAGGGCCTGAATGGCGAGCATTCAATCACGCAGAACGCCAGAGCAAATCCCGCGTTGGCGCGCCGACCACCCAAACGATGCACGACAAAGGACTCACTACTCAGATCGGGTGGCAGGACAAAGACGCCTATGGCCGGTCTTTGTCAGCGGAAAAACGGACACAGATGAACCGTCTCCGGAAGTGGCAGGAACGGGTCCGAACGAAAGACGCCGGTGAACGCAACCTTCAGTTTGCACTCAGTGAGACCGACCGGATGGCGAGCGCGCTCGGTGTACCCCGTTCGGTTCGGGAGGTCGCCTCGGTCATCTACCGGCGGGCGCTCTCCGCGGACCTGATCCGCGGACGCTCCATCGAAGCCGTGGCCGCCAGCGC harbors:
- a CDS encoding helix-turn-helix domain-containing protein, which translates into the protein MRTGGYTLHSHQPSINEQAGSVASMATIAEFSIPATEFALRETLERRPNMVFEVDRVVANATDSVVPYVTATQGEFEGLTSLLETDETVEEVELLADTEEECLYRMEWTQEARIVGYMVVEQGATVENATAKNGQWYLRVLFPERKGLQAVDEYARESGYSLNLTQIYGIDAREQARFELTDEQRDALVMAVENGYYQVPRDVSQEDLADELDISHQALSERLRRATENMAKNALRIEEDATAD
- a CDS encoding ABC transporter ATP-binding protein, whose amino-acid sequence is MNDALSISTDALTKQYGSTTAVDDLDLAIPSGAIYGFLGPNGAGKTTTIRMLTTLITPTSGTAQIVGESITDRQAVVPHIGYLPEEPPLYDELTAREQLEYHGGLRDMDPSEIEERIGTLLDRFDLTTDADDRISTYSKGMKQKTGLIQALMHRPEVVVLDEPTSGLDPRAARTVRETIAELAAGDTTVFLSTHILPVVEELATEVGILYDGELVTEGPPDALKERMETGEEGTLEDVFLDVTTDEAYDERGAETEPAGRTE
- a CDS encoding SPFH domain-containing protein — translated: MAPILLQTGLTLAPAIVVLLVLAVAIIAVYSAVEIVNAYEKRALTVFGDYRKLLEPGINFVPPFVNKTYTFDMRTQTLDVPRQEAITRDNSPVTADAVVYIRVMDAKKAFLEVEDYTRAVSNLAQTTLRAVLGDMELDDTLSKRQEINGRIRKELDEPTDEWGIRVESVEVREVNPSPDVQQAMEQQTSAERSRRAMILEAQGERRSAVESAEGQKQSNIIRAQGEKQSQILEAQGDAVSTVLRAKSAESMGERAVIDKGMETLESIGQGESTTFVLPQELSSMLGRYGKHLTGSDVREDGHDLESLDFDDDTRELIGLDDIDEILNEIDEDAELDIEAMEQKAEAIKTGEATGNIQDPDEVIAEMDQPDRSSATSDGTATSNAETEELESEPN